Proteins encoded in a region of the Anopheles ziemanni chromosome 2, idAnoZiCoDA_A2_x.2, whole genome shotgun sequence genome:
- the LOC131281142 gene encoding spectrin alpha chain isoform X2, giving the protein MEQFTPKEVRILESAEDIQERRDQVLNRYSEFKLETRQKREKLEDSRRFQYFKRDSDELESWINEKLQAASEESYRDPTNLQAKIQKHQAFEAEVSAHSNAIVVLDNTGQEMINQGHFASETIKRRLEELQRLWELLLSRLAEKGMKLQQALVLVQFLRHCEEVMFWIKDKEAFVTADEFGQDLEHVEVLQRKFDEFQKDMASQEYRVTEVNELADKLLFGGHPERETITRKKEELNEAWQRLKQLAILRQEKLFGAHEIQRFNRDADETVAWIAEKDVVLSSDDYGRDLASVQALQRKHEGVERDLAALEDKVAALGTEAGRLCSIHADHSDQIREKQAEIAAYWQSLTAKAKERKQKLDESYFLHRFLADFRDLVSWINGMKAIISADELAKDVAGAEALLERHQEHKGEIDARVDSFKLTTEAGRQLLEREHYAAAEVQEKLAALENDKSSLLVLWEDRRILYEQCMDLQLFYRDTEQADTWMAKQEAFLANEDLGDSLDSVEALIKKHEDFEKSLAAQEEKIKALDVFATKLIDGQHYAADDVAQRRAMLLARRSALQEKSSVRQQLLEDSNALQQFERDCDETKGWISEKLKFATDDSYLDPTNLNGKVQKHTNFEHELTANKSRIEDITATGQTLAEKGHYASDKVNARMQEIVTLWESLVRASDKKGCKLQEASQQQQFNRTVEDIELWLSEVEGQLMSEDYGKDLTSVQNLQKKQALLEADVMAHQDRIEGIKVAANKFVESGHFDADNIRSKEAALSKRYAALAEPMATRKQRLLDSLQVQQLFRDLEDEAAWIREKEPVAASTNRGRDLIGVQNLIKKHQAVLAEINNHENRCAGVISNGEQMLGEQPTSSEEIKLRLDALKDQWNSLKEKSNQRKQDLEDSLQAHQYFADANEAESWMREKEPIVSNQDYGKDEDSSEALLKKHEALVSDLEAFGNTIQALQEQAKNCRQQETPVVDITGKECVMALYDYTEKSPREVSMKKNDVLTLLNSNNKDWWKVEVNDRQGFVPAAYIKKIDPGLSASQQNLIDGHSIAKRQTQINSQYDNLLALARERQNKLNETVKAYVLVREAADLAAWIKDKESHAQIKDVGEDLEEVEVLQKKFDDFNDDLKANEVRLAKLNEIAIQLTSLGQTEAALKIKTQIQTLNEEWATLQTITQERASQLGSAHEVQRFHRDVDETKDWIAEKENALNNDELGKDLRGVQTLQRKHEGLERDLAALQDKIRQLDETANRLMQSHPDTAEQTYAKQKEINEEWQQVVTKAQQRKEKLLDSYDLQRFLSDYRDLSAWISSMMGLVTSEELANDVTGAEALIERHQNHRAEIDFRCGIPQEHRTEVDARAGTFSAFEQFGNELLQANHYAAPEIQEKIENLAKAREELERAWTARRLQLDQNLDLQLYLRDCEQAENWMSAREAFLNAEEVDSKGDNVEALIKKHEDFDKAINGHEEKIGALQVLADQLIQQEHYAGKLIDDKRQEVLDRWRHLKEDLIEKRSRLGDEQTLQQFSRDADEIENWIAEKLQLATEESYKDPANIQSKHQKHQAFEAELAANADRIQSVLAMGSNLIDRNQCSGSEEAVQKRLTQIADQWEYLTQKTTEKSLKLKEANKQRTYIAAVKDLDFWLGEVESLLTSEDAGKDLASVQNLMKKHQLVEADIHAHEDRIKDMNSQADSLVESGQFDSAGIQEKRQSINERYERIRNLAAHRQARLNEANTLHQFFRDIADEESWIKEKKLLVGSDDYGRDLTGVQNLKKKHKRLEAELASHEPAIQAVQEAGEKLMDVSNLGVPEIEQRLKALNQAWTELKGLAATRGQKLDESLIYQQFLAKVEEEEAWITEKQQLLSVEDYGDSMAAVQGLMKKHDAFETDFAAHRERCADIRDHGQTLVTNNNHHGESISQRCVQLDKKLENLQALANRRKTALLDNFAYLQFMWKADVVESWIADKENHVKSEEFGRDLSTVQTLLTKQETFDAGLSAFEHEGIHNITALKDQLINANHAQSAAILKRHEDVLTRWQKLRADSEARKYRLLNMQDQFRQIEDLYLTFAKKASAFNSWFENAEEDLTDPVRCNSIEEIKALREAHAAFQASLSSAQVDFQALAALDQKIKSFNVGPNPYTWFTMEALEDTWRNLQKIIEERDAELAKEVHRQEENDKLRKEFAKHANLFHQWLTETRYNILGWDLNGTSLMDGSGSLEEQFEALCHKANEIRARRGDLKKIEELGATLEEHLILDNRYTEHSTVGLAQQWDQLDQLAMRMQHNLKQQIQARNQSGVSEDSLKEFSMMFKHFDKDKSGKLNHQEFKSCLRALGYDLPMVEEGQPDPEFEEILNVVDPNRDGQVSLQEYIAFMISKETENVQSFEEIENAFRAITASDPRPRPYVTKEELYSNLTKDMADYCVQRMKPYNDPKTGHPITGALDYVEFTRTLFQN; this is encoded by the exons ATGGAACAGTTTACGCCCAAGGAGGTGCGCATCCTCGAGAGCGCCGAGGATATCCAGGAGCGGCGTGACCAGGTGCTGAACCGTTACAGCGAGTTTAAGCTCGAGACGCGCCAGAAGCGTGAAAAGCTAGAGGATTCCCGGCGCTTCCAGTACTTCAAGCGCGACTCGGACGAGCTCGAAAGCTGGATCAACGAGAAGCTGCAGGCGGCGAGTGAGGAGAGCTACCGCGACCCGACCAACCTGCAGGCGAAGATCCAGAAGCACCAGGCGTTCGAGGCGGAAGTGTCGGCGCACAGCAACGCGATCGTGGTGCTGGACAACACCGGCCAGGAGATGATCAACCAGGGCCACTTTGCGTCGGAGACGATCAAGCGGCGGCTGGAAGAGCTGCAGCGCCTGTGGGAGCTGCTGCTGTCCCGGCTGGCCGAGAAGGGCATGAAGCTGCAGCAGGCACTGGTGCTGGTGCAGTTCCTGCGCCACTGCGAGGAGGTGATGTTCTGGATCAAGGACAAGGAGGCGTTCGTGACGGCGGACGAGTTTGGGCAGGACCTGGAGCACGTGGAGGTGCTGCAGCGCAAGTTCGACGAGTTCCAGAAGGACATGGCGTCGCAGGAGTACCGCGTGACGGAGGTGAACGAGCTGGCCGACAAGCTGCTGTTCGGCGGGCACCCGGAGCGGGAAACGATCACGCGCAAGAAGGAGGAACTGAACGAGGCCTGGCAGCGCCTGAAGCAGCTGGCCATACTGCGCCAGGAGAAGCTGTTCGGGGCGCACGAAATCCAACGGTTCAACCGCGATGCGGATGAGACGGTTGCGTGGATCGCTGAGAAGGATGTCGTGCTCTCGTCGGACGACTACGGGCGCGATCTGGCCAGCGTGCAGGCGCTGCAGCGCAAGCACGAGGGTGTCGAGCGTGATCTGGCGGCGCTGGAGGACAAGGTGGCCGCCCTCGGTACGGAGGCGGGCCGCCTCTGCAGCATCCACGCCGATCACAGCGACCAGATTCGTGAGAAGCAGGCCGAGATTGCCGCCTACTGGCAGTCGCTCACGGCCAAGGCGAAGGAGCGCAAGCAGAAGCTCGACGAGTCCTACTTCTTGCACCGTTTCCTGGCCGATTTCCGCGACCTGGTGTCGTGGATCAACGGCATGAAGGCGATCATATCGGCGGACGAGCTGGCGAAGGACGTGGCCGGGGCCGAGGCGCTGCTCGAGCGTCACCAGGAGCACAAGGGCGAGATCGATGCCCGCGTCGACAGTTTCAAGCTAACGACCGAGGCGGGCCGACAGCTGCTCGAACGGGAGCACTATGCGGCGGCCGAGGTACAGGAGAAGCTGGCCGCGTTGGAGAACGACAAGAGCTCgctgctggtgctgtgggaGGATCGTCGCATCCTTTACGAGCAGTGCATGGATCTGCAGCTGTTCTACCGCGACACGGAACAGGCCGACACGTGGATGGCGAAGCAGGAAGCCTTCCTGGCGAACGAGGATTTGGGCGATTCGCTCGACTCGGTGGAGGCGCTGATCAAAAAGCACGAAGACTTCGAGAAGAGTCTGGCGGCGCAGGAGGAGAAGATCAAGGCGTTGGACGTATTCGCGACGAAGCTGATCGACGGGCAGCACTACGCGGCGGACGATGTCGCGCAAAGACGCGCGATGTTGTTGGCGCGCCGCTCGGCCCTGCAGGAGAAGTCGTCCGTCcgccagcagctgctggaagATTCCAACGCCCTGCAGCAGTTCGAGCGCGATTGCGACGAAACGAAGGGTTGGATCAGCGAGAAGCTGAAGTTCGCCACGGACGATAGCTATCTCGATCCGACCAACCTGAACGGCAAGGTGCAGAAGCACACCAACTTCGAGCATGAGCTGACGGCGAACAAGAGCCGCATCGAGGACATCACGGCGACCGGCCAAACGCTGGCCGAAAAGGGTCATTACGCTTCCGATAAGGTGAACGCGCGCATGCAGGAAATCGTGACGCTGTGGGAATCGTTGGTGCGCGCTTCGGACAAGAAGGGCTGCAAGCTGCAGGAGGcctcgcagcagcaacaattcAACCGCACGGTCGAGGACATCGAGCTGTGGTTGAGCGAGGTCGAGGGTCAGCTGATGTCGGAGGACTACGGCAAGGATCTGACGAGCGTGCAGAATCTGCAGAAGAAGCAGGCCCTGCTGGAGGCCGACGTGATGGCGCACCAGGATCGCATCGAGGGGATCAAGGTGGCGGCAAATAAGTTCGTCGAGAGCGGTCACTTCGATGCGGACAACATCCGCTCGAAGGAGGCAGCCCTGTCGAAGCGATACGCGGCACTGGCGGAACCGATGGCTACGCGCAAGCAACGGCTTCTCGATTCGCTGCAGGTGCAGCAGCTGTTCCGAGATCTGGAGGACGAGGCAGCATGGATCCGTGAGAAGGAACCGGTAGCCGCGTCGACGAACCGTGGTCGCGATCTGATCGGTGTGCAGAATCTGATCAAGAAGCACCAGGCCGTGCTGGCGGAGATCAACAACCACGAGAACCGGTGCGCAGGGGTCATCTCCAACGGGGAGCAGATGCTTGGCGAGCAGCCGACGTCGAGCGAGGAGATTAAGCTACGCCTGGATGCCCTCAAGGATCAGTGGAACTCGCTGAAGGAGAAATCGAACCAGCGCAAGCAAGACTTGGAGGATTCGCTGCAGGCGCACCAGTACTTTGCCGACGCGAACGAGGCCGAATCGTGGATGCGCGAGAAGGAACCGATCGTGTCGAACCAGGACTACGGCAAGGACGAGGATTCGTCCGAGGCGCTGCTGAAGAAGCACGAGGCACTCGTGTCAGACCTGGAGGCGTTCGGTAACACCATTCAGGCGCTGCAGGAGCAGGCGAAGAACTGCCGCCAGCAGGAGACGCCCGTCGTCGACATTACGGGTAAGGAGTGCGTGATGGCGCTGTACGACTACACGGAGAAGTCGCCGCGCGAGGTGTCGATGAAGAAGAACGACGTGCTGACGCTGCTCAACTCGAACAACAAGGACTGGTGGAAGGTGGAGGTGAACGATCGCCAGGGATTCGTGCCGGCCGCGTACATCAAGAAGATCGATCCGGGCCTCAGCGCCAGCCAGCAGAACCTGATCGATGGGCACTCGATTGCGAAGCGCCAGACGCAGATCAATAGCCAGTACGATAACCTGCTCGCGTTGGCCCGCGAGCGTCAGAACAAGCTGAACGAGACGGTCAAGGCGTACGTGCTGGTGCGTGAGGCCGCCGACCTGGCCGCATGGATCAAGGACAAGGAAAGCCACGCGCAGATCAAGGATGTCGGCGAGGAcctggaggaggtggaggtgtTGCAGAAGAAGTTCGACGACTTCAACGACGATCTGAAGGCGAACGAGGTGCGTCTGGCGAAGCTGAACGAGATCGCCATTCAGCTGACTTCGCTCGGCCAGACCGAGGCGGCGCTCAAGATCAAGACGCAAATTCAAACGCTCAACGAAGAGTGGGCAACGCTGCAGACGATCACGCAGGAGCGTGCCAGCCAGCTCGGATCGGCGCACGAGGTGCAACGCTTCCACCGGGACGTGGACGAGACGAAGGACTGGATCGCCGAGAAGGAGAATGCTCTGAACAACGACGAGCTCGGCAAGGATCTGCGTGGTGTGCAAACGCTTCAGCGCAAACACGAAGGACTCGAGCGCGATCTGGCCGCCCTGCAGGACAAAATCCGCCAGCTTGATGAGACGGCGAACCGGCTGATGCAGTCGCACCCGGACACGGCCGAGCAGACGTACGCGAAGCAGAAGGAAATCAACGAGGAGTGGCAGCAGGTGGTGACGAAGGCGCAGCAGCGCAAGGAAAAGCTGCTCGATTCGTACGATCTGCAGCGCTTCCTGAGCGACTACCGCGATCTGTCCGCCTGGATCAGCTCCATGATGGGTCTGGTGACGTCGGAAGAACTCGCCAACGATGTGACCGGTGCGGAGGCACTGATCGAGCGTCATCAG aatcaTCGTGCCGAAATAGATTTTCGTTGCGGTATCCCGCAG GAGCATCGTACGGAGGTAGATGCACGCGCCGGTACGTTCTCCGCGTTCGAGCAGTTCGGTAACGAGCTGCTGCAGGCGAACCACTATGCCGCTCCGGAGATTCAAGAGAAGATCGAGAATCTGGCCAAGGCACGGGAAGAGCTGGAGCGTGCTTGGACGGCGCGTCGGCTGCAGCTCGACCAGAACCTCGACCTGCAGCTGTACCTGCGTGACTGCGAGCAGGCCGAGAACTGGATGAGCGCCCGCGAAGCCTTCCTGAACGCGGAGGAGGTCGACTCGAAGGGTGACAACGTGGAGGCGCTGATCAAGAAGCACGAGGACTTCGACAAGGCGATCAATGGGCATGAGGAGAAGATCGGCGCGCTGCAGGTGCTGGCCGATCAGCTGATCCAGCAGGAGCACTACGCTGGCAAGCTGATCGACGACAAGCGCCAGGAGGTGCTGGACCGCTGGCGGCATCTGAAGGAGGACCTGATCGAGAAGCGATCGCGGCTGGGAGATGAGCAGACGCTGCAGCAGTTCTCGCGTGACGCGGACGAGATCGAGAACTGGATCGCGGAGAAGCTGCAGCTGGCGACGGAGGAAAGCTACAAGGATCCGGCCAACATCCAGTCGAAGCATCAGAAGCATCAGGCGTTCGAGGCGGAACTGGCGGCCAATGCGGATCGTATCCAGAGCGTGCTGGCGATGGGAAGCAATCTGATCGATCGCAACCAGTGCAGTGGCTCGGAGGAGGCGGTCCAGAAGCGCCTGACGCAGATCGCCGACCAGTGGGAGTACCTGACGCAGAAGACGACGGAGAAGTCGCTGAAGCTGAAGGAGGCGAACAAGCAGCGCACTTACATTGCGGCCGTGAAGGATCTGGACTTTTGGCTCGGCGAGGTTGAGAGTCTGCTGACGTCGGAGGACGCCGGTAAGGATCTGGCGTCGGTGCAGAATCTGATGAAGAAACATCAACTGGTCGAGGCGGATATCCACGCGCATGAGGATCGCATCAAGGACATGAACAGCCAGGCGGATTCGTTGGTTGAGAGCGGTCAGTTCGATAGTGCCGGCATCCAGGAGAAGCGTCAGTCGATCAACGAGCGGTACGAGCGCATCCGCAACCTGGCTGCGCACCGCCAGGCCCGCCTGAACGAGGCGAACACGCTGCACCAGTTCTTCCGCGATATCGCCGATGAGGAGAGCTGGATCAAGGAGAAGAAGCTGCTGGTCGGATCGGACGATTACGGCCGCGATCTGACCGGTGTACAGAACCTCAAGAAGAAGCACAAGCGCTTGGAAGCGGAATTGGCTTCGCACGAGCCGGCCATCCAGGCGGTGCAGGAAGCGGGCGAGAAGCTGATGGACGTTTCGAACCTGGGCGTGCCGGAGATCGAACAGCGACTGAAGGCTCTCAATCAGGCGTGGACCGAATTGAAGGGCCTTGCGGCAACCCGTGGTCAGAAGCTCGATGAGTCGCTCATCTACCAGCAGTTCTTGGCGAAGGTCGAAGAGGAGGAAGCCTGGATCACCGAGAAACAACAGCTGTTGTCCGTGGAAGACTATGGCGATTCGATGGCGGCCGTGCAGGGTCTGATGAAGAAGCACGATGCATTCGAGACGGACTTTGCGGCCCATCGTGAGCGTTGTGCCGATATCCGTGACCACGGTCAGACGCTGGTGACGAACAATAACCATCACGGAGAGAGCATCTCGCAGCGTTGCGTGCAGCTCGACAAGAAGCTGGAGAACCTACAAGCGTTGGCCAACCGACGCAAGACGGCACTGCTCGATAACTTCGCCTATCTGCAGTTCATGTGGAAGGCGGACGTGGTCGAGAGCTGGATCGCGGACAAGGAGAACCACGTGAAGTCCGAGGAGTTTGGTCGCGATTTGTCCACCGTTCAAACGTTGTTGACGAAGCAGGAGACATTCGATGCTG GTCTCTCGGCGTTTGAACATGAGGGCATTCATAACATTACCGCGCTGAAGGATCAGCTGATCAACGCCAACCATGCCCAGTCGGCCGCCATCCTCAAGCGTCACGAGGACGTGCTGACTCGTTGGCAGAAGCTCCGGGCCGATTCGGAAGCCCGCAAGTATCGCCTGCTCAACATGCAGGATCAGTTCCGCCAGATCGAGGATTTGTATCTGACGTTCGCAAAGAAGGCGTCCGCGTTCAACTCGTGGTTTGAGAACGCCGAGGAGGATCTGACCGATCCGGTGCGTTGCAATTCGATCGAGGAGATTAAGGCACTGCGGGAGGCACATGCCGCCTTCCAGGCTTCGCTGTCGTCGGCACAGGTCGACTTCCAGGCGCTGGCCGCGTTGGATCAGAAGATCAAGAGCTTCAACGTCGGTCCGAACCCGTACACCTGGTTCACGATGGAGGCGCTCGAGGATACCTGGCGCAATCTGCAGAAGATCATCGAGGAGCGTGACGCCGAGCTGGCCAAGGAGGTGCACCGCCAGGAGGAGAACGATAAGCTGCGTAAGGAGTTTGCCAAGCACGCCAATCTGTTCCACCAGTGGCTGACGGAAACGAG ATACAACATACTTGGCTGGGACTTGAATGG AACGTCGCTGATGGACGGATCTGGCTCACTGGAGGAACAATTCGAAGCGCTCTGTCACAAGGCCAACGAAATCCGTGCCCGCCGTGGCGATctgaagaagatcgaagagCTCGGTGCGACGCTGGAGGAACATCTTATTTTGGACAACCGCTACACGGAACATTCGACAGTCGGCCTAGCGCAACAGTGGGATCAGCTCGACCAGCTGGCCATGCGCATGCAGCACAACCTAAAGCAGCAGATCCAGGCCCGCAACCAGTCCGGCGTGTCGGAAGACTCGCTCAAGGAGTTCTCGATGATGTTCAAGCACTTCGACAAGGACAAGAGCGGCAAGCTGAACCACCAGGAGTTCAAATCCTGCCTGCGTGCCCTCGGTTACGATCTGCCAATGGTGGAGGAGGGCCAACCCGACCCGGAGTTCGAGGAAATCCTGAACGTGGTCGACCCGAACCGAGACGGCCAGGTGTCGTTGCAGGAGTACATCGCCTTCATGATATCGAAGGAAACGGAGAACGTACAAAGCTTCGAGGAGATCGAGAACGCGTTCCGTGCGATCACCGCCTCCGATCCCCGTCCCCGCCCTTACGTCACGAAGGAGGAACTCTATTCC AACCTCACCAAAGATATGGCCGACTACTGCGTGCAGCGCATGAAACCATACAACGACCCGAAGACCGGCCATCCGATTACGGGTGCCCTGGACTATGTGGAATTCACGAGAACTTTATTCCAAAACTAA